One Jeotgalicoccus saudimassiliensis DNA window includes the following coding sequences:
- the brnQ gene encoding branched-chain amino acid transport system II carrier protein, whose protein sequence is MNNKLPFSKILIIGLMLFAMFLGAGNVIFAPIVGQQAGTNTWVAMGGFLITGVGLVLLAIMALTRGGGTVEKLAGRVHPKFALVFSVLLFLALGPFYVIPRTTSVVYEIAIKPVVGSDNTSLYLFIFSVIFIGLTILLSWNTTKFVDRLGKMITPVFSILLLVLVVTSIVNPMGEIGAPQDEYTRGVFLKGFTQGYLTMDVLAAFVFGGIFIKSIKGYGIKSEKEVSKLFIKAGLITTAGLVALQVSMAWIGATSVDAIGFKENGGEILAQSSEFLLGPVGIYMIGLVIMLTGITTNVACLGAVSEYFGRIQSSVSYKKWIIVFAILSLIFTNFGLNTILTMAAPVLLLLYPLAIALIVLIFANNLFNGRQSVYVGTIIGVGIVAVLDALKEAGIAPDAINSIFGFIPLFTSGAGWIITGIIGFILGFVVAKVKKETGTLINNAGQEVAE, encoded by the coding sequence ATGAACAATAAACTGCCATTCTCAAAAATATTAATCATTGGTCTTATGTTATTCGCTATGTTTTTAGGTGCAGGAAACGTCATTTTTGCACCAATCGTCGGTCAGCAGGCAGGAACAAATACATGGGTGGCAATGGGAGGCTTCCTGATTACAGGTGTTGGTCTTGTACTGCTTGCTATCATGGCACTGACAAGAGGGGGAGGTACAGTGGAAAAACTGGCAGGCAGAGTTCATCCGAAGTTTGCTCTGGTATTTTCAGTTTTACTGTTTCTGGCACTTGGACCGTTCTATGTCATTCCAAGAACGACTTCTGTCGTATACGAAATTGCGATTAAACCGGTTGTAGGCTCCGACAATACATCGCTTTACCTGTTTATTTTCTCGGTGATATTTATCGGACTGACAATACTGTTATCGTGGAACACGACAAAATTTGTAGACCGTCTGGGTAAAATGATTACACCGGTATTCAGCATTCTGTTGCTCGTACTGGTAGTTACATCAATCGTTAATCCGATGGGAGAAATCGGCGCGCCGCAGGACGAGTATACGCGCGGTGTATTCCTAAAAGGCTTTACACAGGGGTATCTGACAATGGATGTGCTTGCGGCCTTTGTCTTCGGGGGAATATTCATTAAATCGATTAAAGGTTACGGTATTAAATCCGAAAAAGAAGTATCTAAACTATTCATTAAAGCAGGACTGATTACTACAGCGGGACTTGTTGCACTGCAGGTATCGATGGCATGGATTGGTGCGACGAGTGTCGATGCAATCGGCTTTAAGGAAAACGGCGGGGAAATACTCGCACAGAGTTCCGAATTCCTGCTCGGTCCTGTTGGGATCTATATGATTGGACTGGTTATAATGCTGACGGGTATTACGACTAACGTTGCGTGTCTCGGGGCTGTGTCAGAGTACTTCGGACGTATTCAATCATCTGTGTCCTATAAAAAATGGATTATAGTATTTGCCATTCTCAGTCTGATTTTTACAAACTTCGGCCTGAATACTATTTTAACAATGGCTGCACCGGTACTGCTCTTACTGTATCCGCTGGCTATTGCACTGATTGTGTTAATATTTGCAAATAACCTGTTCAACGGCCGCCAGTCAGTCTATGTTGGCACCATTATCGGTGTCGGTATCGTTGCCGTACTGGATGCGCTGAAAGAAGCGGGTATCGCGCCTGACGCTATTAACAGCATCTTCGGTTTCATTCCGCTGTTTACCAGCGGGGCAGGCTGGATTATTACCGGAATCATAGGATTCATCCTTGGCTTCGTCGTTGCGAAAGTTAAAAAAGAAACCGGCACTCTGATTAACAATGCCGGTCAGGAAGTTGCTGAATAA
- a CDS encoding recombinase family protein: MKYGYVRPLELYDDLKNQKLKIEKYTDEIYTEEHAENKRRHQLDILLEQTLKENDQIIITDICILADSTKHLVDIIDVCSKKSVNIYIINPDITVSSSSEYTFQNVLNEISNFQSDVVRFRTQLGMNKAAKSGKKMGRPKRSDDNIKRAVEMYMTKEYTLDEIREQTNISRATLYRHLER; the protein is encoded by the coding sequence ATGAAATATGGTTATGTCAGGCCTTTAGAATTATATGATGATCTTAAAAATCAAAAACTTAAAATAGAAAAATATACGGATGAAATTTATACAGAAGAACATGCGGAAAATAAAAGAAGACACCAGCTGGACATATTGCTGGAGCAGACGCTAAAAGAAAATGATCAGATTATTATTACCGATATATGCATTCTTGCAGATTCAACAAAACACCTGGTGGACATTATTGATGTATGCAGCAAGAAATCTGTGAATATATATATTATTAATCCGGATATTACAGTCTCATCAAGTTCTGAATACACCTTTCAGAATGTGTTGAATGAAATCTCCAACTTTCAAAGTGATGTTGTGAGATTCAGAACACAGCTTGGTATGAACAAAGCGGCAAAAAGCGGGAAGAAAATGGGGAGACCTAAACGAAGTGATGATAATATAAAACGGGCAGTTGAAATGTATATGACTAAAGAATATACGCTGGATGAAATTAGAGAACAGACTAATATCAGCAGAGCGACCCTTTACAGACATTTGGAGAGATAA
- a CDS encoding SulP family inorganic anion transporter has protein sequence MTEKFKKEWLTDPSTNIMAGLVVALALIPEAIAFSIIAGVNPMVGLYASFLIAVIISFVGGRPAMISAATGAIALLVVPLVKEHGVDYLLAATILMGIIQIILGILKVGKLMKFIPNSVMIGFVNALAIMIFMAQIEHIFGISIHTYIYVIATLIILYGLPKFFKKIPAPLIALVILTGVYMMFGSNVGTVGDLGHIERSLPSFFIPDVPITMETLMIILPYSLSMAIVGLVESLLTARIVDNATDTFSSKNKESRGQGIANFVTGFFGGMGGCAMIGQSVINVRSGATTRLSTFTAGVVLMFLIIVLGEWVVQIPMPILAGIMVMVSIGTFDWSSFRYVKKAPRTDAFVMLITVTIVLFTHNLAIGVIIGVIFSALFFATKISKVDVHLEQKTDATVLHFEGQIFFASIDTTIEQIEFKKYEKPVKLDFSKAHLWDDSAVDAVDTIVRKFEETGNTVYIEAMNTDSRKIVKELSQLNEQHLT, from the coding sequence ATGACAGAAAAATTTAAAAAGGAGTGGCTGACGGACCCCAGTACAAATATTATGGCTGGACTTGTTGTTGCTTTGGCTCTAATCCCTGAAGCAATTGCCTTTTCAATCATTGCCGGTGTAAACCCCATGGTTGGTTTATATGCATCATTTCTTATAGCAGTAATTATTTCATTCGTCGGCGGCCGTCCGGCTATGATTTCAGCTGCTACAGGTGCTATCGCTTTGCTCGTTGTACCGCTGGTTAAAGAACACGGTGTCGATTATTTACTTGCAGCGACTATACTCATGGGGATTATTCAAATTATCCTTGGAATACTCAAAGTAGGAAAACTGATGAAGTTTATTCCAAACTCAGTAATGATCGGCTTCGTCAATGCACTTGCGATAATGATATTCATGGCTCAGATTGAGCATATATTTGGTATATCAATTCATACTTATATTTATGTTATTGCAACATTAATCATATTATACGGGCTGCCGAAGTTCTTTAAGAAAATACCAGCGCCGTTAATCGCGCTCGTAATTCTGACTGGTGTGTATATGATGTTCGGATCTAATGTCGGTACAGTAGGGGATCTCGGTCATATCGAGCGTTCATTACCCAGTTTCTTCATTCCCGATGTTCCAATTACGATGGAGACACTGATGATTATTTTGCCTTATTCATTATCAATGGCCATTGTCGGGCTCGTAGAAAGTCTTTTAACTGCAAGAATTGTCGATAATGCAACTGATACGTTCAGCAGTAAAAACAAAGAATCCCGTGGTCAGGGTATTGCAAACTTTGTGACAGGATTTTTTGGCGGCATGGGCGGATGTGCGATGATTGGACAATCGGTTATTAACGTGAGATCCGGTGCTACAACGCGGTTATCTACTTTCACTGCCGGTGTCGTGCTGATGTTTCTGATTATCGTGCTCGGTGAATGGGTTGTCCAGATTCCAATGCCGATACTTGCCGGTATCATGGTGATGGTATCTATTGGAACATTCGATTGGAGTTCATTCCGGTACGTTAAAAAAGCACCGCGCACAGATGCATTTGTCATGCTGATTACCGTAACAATCGTATTGTTTACACATAATTTGGCAATCGGTGTTATCATTGGAGTAATTTTCAGTGCATTGTTCTTTGCAACGAAGATTTCAAAAGTCGACGTTCATTTGGAACAGAAAACAGACGCGACAGTACTGCATTTCGAAGGACAGATCTTCTTCGCATCAATCGATACGACAATTGAGCAAATTGAATTTAAGAAGTATGAAAAACCGGTTAAACTGGATTTTTCTAAAGCTCATTTATGGGATGATTCAGCAGTGGATGCAGTCGATACAATAGTGAGGAAGTTTGAAGAAACAGGGAATACTGTTTATATCGAAGCAATGAATACAGACAGCCGTAAAATTGTTAAAGAACTGAGTCAGCTGAACGAACAGCATCTGACTTAA
- a CDS encoding universal stress protein — protein MYKSILLAADGSENSMRAAEETLNFINENTEVTILNVIDPADAKNDVLHSGPAESTVHKRKEKLSKIIEVYEKNNIPYKVHYEQGTPNETVVSFANKGTFQLVVLGSRGLNSLQEMVMGSVSHKVAKRSEIPVMIVK, from the coding sequence ATGTATAAATCAATACTGCTTGCTGCAGATGGTTCTGAAAACAGTATGAGAGCAGCAGAAGAAACATTAAATTTCATTAATGAAAATACAGAAGTCACGATACTCAATGTCATCGATCCTGCAGATGCCAAAAATGACGTGCTGCACAGCGGACCTGCGGAAAGCACTGTTCACAAACGGAAAGAAAAACTTTCGAAAATTATTGAAGTATATGAGAAAAACAATATCCCTTACAAAGTTCATTATGAGCAGGGCACGCCCAATGAAACAGTAGTCTCTTTTGCAAATAAAGGGACATTCCAACTGGTGGTCCTCGGCAGCAGGGGATTAAACAGCCTTCAGGAAATGGTGATGGGAAGTGTCAGTCATAAAGTTGCTAAACGCTCAGAGATTCCGGTAATGATTGTTAAATAG